A window of Halopelagius inordinatus genomic DNA:
TCGACACCGTTTCAGGTCGCCGCGTACCCGCTCTGCGGGCCCCACCGCTCCCGCGGGTCACGCACCGCGGCGGGCGGCGTCTCGCAGTCGTCGTACGTCTGTCTGACGCACCGTTTTGTGGTTCGAGGTTCAAACCCCGCCATGACCAGTCTCTCGGAGGTGTACCACGGGGGGGAGCGTTCGGGGCCGAGCCTCCGGCGACTGACGTTCGGACTGGGGCTTTTCCTCGTCGGCGCACTCCTCGTCGTCGCCGGAATCGTCGTCGCCTCGACGGACCTTCTCATCGGTGCCGGAACGACGCTCGGCGACGTCCGAGAACTCGGCGGCATCCTCGGCGGCGTTGGCGTCCCGGCGGTGTTCTTGGGCGTCTTCGCCGTCCTTCCGTCGGGCCGTCTGACCAAGGCCGCCGCCGTCGTCGGCGCGGCTATCGCGCTCATGGGCGTCGTCCTCTTCTCTCACGCGTACCCGTGTCAGTGGTCCGGAGCGACCTGCGGACAGGGACTGACGGAACTGACGCTTCCCACCGTCGCCGTCTACTTCCTCGGCACCATCACCACGTTCTGGTGTCTGTTCGTCGGCGTCGCCAACTTCAAGACGCGTAACGACCCCGGCGGAACCGCCACCGTCGAGGTGACGAAGAAAGGCGAGACGCGCTACGTCGAAGTCGAACGCTCCCGCGGCGGACTCGGCGGCATCGGCTTCCTCGGCGGCCAACCCGACGGCGACGTGGACACCCAGACCGCCGCGGCGTCGGAGAGGCAGCGTTCGGACTCCTCTCCGGCCTCCGCCGCATCGCTCTCCGACGGCGGCACGGACGCGCAGTCTCTCTCCTCGCCGATGGACTCCGCCTCCGGCGGACGACCGCAGTCGACGCCCGCAGACACCTAC
This region includes:
- a CDS encoding DUF7139 domain-containing protein, encoding MTSLSEVYHGGERSGPSLRRLTFGLGLFLVGALLVVAGIVVASTDLLIGAGTTLGDVRELGGILGGVGVPAVFLGVFAVLPSGRLTKAAAVVGAAIALMGVVLFSHAYPCQWSGATCGQGLTELTLPTVAVYFLGTITTFWCLFVGVANFKTRNDPGGTATVEVTKKGETRYVEVERSRGGLGGIGFLGGQPDGDVDTQTAAASERQRSDSSPASAASLSDGGTDAQSLSSPMDSASGGRPQSTPADTYCGNCDHFEYVRTDEGIQPYCGRHDELMDDMDPCDEWTPR